The following proteins are co-located in the Paludibaculum fermentans genome:
- the rpiB gene encoding ribose 5-phosphate isomerase B, which yields MPLAIGCDHAGFPLKGPVIALLKSWGHTVRDCGTFSEDPVDFPDIAKKVCDEVLAGRAQRGILVCGTGVGACIAGNKVRGIRAALCHDTYSAHQCVEHDDVNLLCMGAWIIGPKVAEEVLSAYLNARFSTSEEFRRRVRKLGEMEKQ from the coding sequence ATGCCCCTGGCTATCGGCTGCGACCATGCCGGCTTCCCTTTGAAGGGGCCGGTGATCGCGCTCCTGAAGTCCTGGGGACACACGGTCAGGGATTGCGGCACCTTCAGCGAGGATCCTGTCGACTTCCCGGACATCGCGAAGAAAGTCTGCGACGAGGTGCTGGCCGGGCGGGCGCAACGCGGCATCCTCGTCTGTGGAACAGGCGTCGGAGCCTGCATCGCAGGCAACAAGGTTCGAGGCATCCGGGCCGCGCTATGCCATGACACCTATTCCGCCCATCAATGCGTGGAGCACGACGACGTGAACCTGCTCTGCATGGGCGCCTGGATCATCGGCCCCAAAGTGGCCGAAGAGGTGCTCAGCGCCTATCTGAATGCGAGGTTCAGCACCAGTGAGGAGTTCCGCCGCCGCGTCCGCAAATTGGGCGAGATGGAAAAGCAGTAG
- a CDS encoding ABC transporter permease, giving the protein MQLPWNRKESELEREVRYHLEALAEGFERQGLSPAEAMLRARREFGGVELYKEQCRDERRWQPLAQLWQDLSFGARMMRKAPAVTASAVLSLALGIGATTAILSLMDAVLWRTLAVPQPEQLTEILWQSKGRPEGIYQNSNGSMYRDGAIHVADFFSRSAFDAFRTRLQRANVAAHLNPDDVSTSYAGVTSVARLRAVTGNFFAMLQVQPMAGRLLQPADDRAEAPLTVVVTHTFWGTNLRSDARAVGRVLRINNRSYTIAGVLPPRFGGIAAGDSTDLYTTIEHAPAVLEPDSSERKGASDPMTWYLQLLARRAPDVAPEALAPEMDALFRGTWAAQPKNVESAPAIRLQEASGGIGSLRRDFGNPLAMLLVLVGFVLLTACANIMNLMLARADSRRREVALRVSLGCSRARLMRQFFTESALLAALGGVLSIGVAYATANFAVTLMPGDLRLNIDVDLRVILATLAVTAVTTLAFGLYPAWRAVHLDAAPALKEGSGASGGVRHTWIAPGKIMVLAQVAFSVLLVAAGAAFTAHLRKIVTSDTGFERTRILMFDLRPGESGYHEEKLRQFYIQLEQRLREVPGVESTGLARIRPMKGGGYWDDIRIAGHPKPVSTAVNLVTSGYFDALGVKVIAGRAFTRQDVLSQAKVAVVSEDFGKELGRSPLGLTFQMDGKPIEIVGVAARARYSRLTAQPNVLYLPHTLNHDTTTVLVRTSIPPLQVMGGVRKLVADLDANLPIVKAVTMQEQIATTLRRERLFAWLCGAFGVLALVLCMVGLYGVMAYATSRRRQEIGIRMALGASPGRLLRQVIREGVGVAMAGCVIGTPMAWWAARRYVDYKRLGMEPLDPVIVAWAAGALAISALLAVLGPAIRAASSDPIQALREG; this is encoded by the coding sequence ATGCAACTGCCCTGGAACAGAAAAGAATCGGAGCTCGAGCGCGAGGTGCGGTATCACCTGGAGGCGCTCGCCGAAGGGTTCGAACGCCAGGGCTTGAGTCCGGCCGAGGCGATGCTGCGGGCGCGCCGCGAGTTTGGCGGGGTGGAGCTCTACAAGGAGCAGTGCCGGGATGAGAGGCGCTGGCAGCCGCTGGCGCAGCTCTGGCAGGATCTGAGCTTCGGCGCGCGCATGATGCGCAAAGCCCCGGCCGTCACCGCCTCCGCTGTGCTTTCGCTGGCATTGGGCATTGGGGCGACGACGGCGATTCTGTCACTGATGGACGCCGTGCTGTGGCGAACACTGGCGGTGCCGCAGCCTGAGCAACTGACCGAGATCCTGTGGCAGTCGAAGGGGCGGCCCGAGGGCATCTACCAGAACTCCAACGGGAGCATGTATCGAGACGGGGCGATTCACGTCGCTGATTTCTTCAGCCGTTCGGCGTTTGATGCGTTCCGGACCAGGCTCCAACGCGCCAACGTCGCGGCGCATCTGAATCCCGATGACGTCAGCACGAGTTATGCGGGCGTTACGTCGGTGGCCCGGCTGCGGGCCGTGACAGGGAATTTCTTCGCGATGCTGCAAGTGCAGCCCATGGCGGGCCGATTGCTGCAGCCGGCGGATGACCGGGCAGAGGCGCCGTTGACGGTGGTGGTCACGCACACCTTCTGGGGTACGAACCTCCGGAGCGATGCGAGGGCAGTGGGGCGCGTGTTGAGGATCAACAACCGTTCGTACACGATTGCGGGCGTGCTGCCGCCACGGTTTGGCGGAATCGCAGCCGGCGACTCGACCGATCTCTACACCACGATCGAGCACGCGCCCGCGGTGCTTGAGCCGGATAGCAGCGAAAGAAAAGGGGCGTCCGATCCGATGACCTGGTATCTGCAGCTGCTGGCTCGACGGGCACCCGACGTGGCGCCCGAGGCGCTGGCGCCGGAGATGGATGCCCTGTTCCGGGGGACGTGGGCGGCTCAGCCGAAGAACGTGGAGAGTGCTCCGGCGATCCGGCTGCAAGAGGCCAGCGGCGGCATCGGCAGCCTGCGCCGCGATTTCGGAAATCCGCTGGCGATGCTATTGGTGCTGGTGGGCTTCGTGCTGCTGACCGCCTGTGCAAACATCATGAACCTGATGCTGGCACGGGCGGACAGCCGTCGCCGGGAGGTGGCGCTGCGGGTGTCGTTGGGCTGCAGCCGGGCGCGGCTGATGCGCCAGTTCTTCACGGAAAGCGCGCTGCTGGCTGCCCTGGGCGGCGTACTGAGTATTGGGGTCGCCTACGCCACAGCCAATTTCGCCGTCACGCTGATGCCGGGCGATCTGCGGCTGAACATTGATGTGGATCTGCGCGTGATCCTGGCGACCCTGGCGGTAACGGCGGTCACTACTCTGGCCTTTGGGCTGTACCCGGCGTGGCGCGCCGTCCACCTGGACGCGGCACCGGCGTTGAAGGAGGGCAGCGGGGCGAGCGGCGGCGTGCGGCATACGTGGATCGCGCCAGGCAAGATTATGGTGCTGGCGCAGGTGGCGTTCAGCGTCCTGCTGGTAGCGGCCGGCGCGGCCTTTACCGCACACCTGAGAAAGATCGTCACAAGCGATACGGGTTTTGAACGGACGCGTATCCTGATGTTCGACCTGCGACCGGGTGAATCCGGATACCACGAGGAGAAGTTGCGGCAGTTCTACATCCAGTTGGAACAACGGTTGCGCGAGGTTCCTGGAGTGGAGTCGACCGGCCTGGCTCGTATCCGGCCGATGAAGGGTGGAGGCTACTGGGATGACATCCGCATCGCTGGGCATCCGAAGCCCGTCTCCACCGCGGTGAACCTCGTGACGTCCGGCTATTTCGATGCTCTTGGTGTCAAGGTGATTGCAGGCCGCGCCTTCACGCGTCAAGACGTACTATCGCAGGCCAAGGTGGCCGTTGTGAGCGAGGACTTCGGCAAGGAACTGGGACGGTCGCCACTGGGGCTCACCTTCCAAATGGACGGCAAGCCGATCGAGATCGTGGGCGTCGCGGCACGCGCGCGCTATTCGCGATTGACTGCGCAGCCAAATGTGCTTTACCTGCCGCATACGCTCAACCACGACACCACGACGGTGCTGGTGCGCACTTCGATCCCACCGCTGCAGGTGATGGGCGGAGTGCGCAAGCTGGTGGCCGATCTGGACGCCAATCTGCCGATCGTGAAGGCGGTGACCATGCAGGAGCAGATCGCCACGACGCTGCGGCGGGAACGGCTGTTCGCATGGCTGTGCGGCGCATTCGGGGTCCTGGCGCTGGTGTTGTGCATGGTGGGCCTGTACGGCGTGATGGCCTATGCCACGTCGCGGCGCCGCCAGGAGATCGGGATCCGTATGGCGCTGGGCGCATCGCCGGGCAGGCTGCTGCGGCAGGTGATTCGGGAAGGCGTCGGGGTGGCGATGGCCGGATGTGTAATTGGGACGCCGATGGCCTGGTGGGCCGCGCGGCGGTATGTGGACTACAAGCGGCTGGGCATGGAGCCGCTCGATCCTGTCATCGTGGCCTGGGCAGCCGGCGCGCTGGCCATTTCGGCGCTGCTGGCGGTACTCGGTCCGGCGATCCGGGCCGCGTCGTCGGACCCGATCCAGGCGCTGCGTGAGGGGTAA
- a CDS encoding PadR family transcriptional regulator has protein sequence MEPKKSDLLQGTLDLLVLKTLASGPLHGYAIAQRILVASRETLDVQQGSLYPALHRLERKRLVEAEWRESENGRMAKFYTLTKLGRTQLEAELDQWKLYAQSIRWVLEA, from the coding sequence ATGGAACCAAAGAAATCGGACCTGTTGCAGGGCACGCTCGACCTGCTTGTTCTCAAGACACTCGCTTCCGGGCCGCTGCACGGATACGCCATCGCACAGAGGATCCTGGTGGCTTCGCGCGAGACGCTGGACGTGCAGCAGGGGTCGCTCTATCCGGCCCTGCACCGGCTGGAGCGGAAGCGGCTGGTGGAGGCCGAGTGGCGCGAATCAGAGAACGGCCGGATGGCCAAGTTCTACACGCTGACCAAGCTGGGGCGAACGCAGCTGGAAGCGGAGCTCGACCAATGGAAACTCTACGCACAGTCGATCCGGTGGGTCCTCGAGGCATAA
- a CDS encoding TetR family transcriptional regulator: MSLQHLNEVIPDAPDALPTLQLRKQQFVRDAIWDAAIDLFAEKGFDETTVDDIARAAGVSRRSFFRYFASKNDLMAHAMLSYGTILTAAIDSCPPGFTLREVLQATVLEVVKASAAHPRTPKIMAILAEHPGAQAAEMSRLPEVQHQVGEAFARRCRLCGEDGLAASLLAGLTLQVAGVAVRCWYEQGQGDIPQTVDLVLGKLNHLLCTEPDSGTRRPAKSGAPARTRK, translated from the coding sequence ATGAGTCTTCAGCATTTGAACGAGGTGATCCCCGACGCGCCGGATGCGCTGCCCACCCTGCAGCTCCGCAAGCAGCAGTTTGTGCGGGATGCGATCTGGGATGCCGCCATCGACCTCTTTGCGGAAAAGGGTTTCGACGAGACCACTGTGGACGACATTGCACGGGCGGCGGGCGTCTCCCGGCGCTCCTTCTTCCGCTACTTTGCCTCGAAGAACGACCTGATGGCCCACGCCATGTTGAGCTACGGAACCATCCTCACAGCGGCCATCGATTCCTGCCCTCCTGGTTTCACGCTGCGGGAGGTCCTTCAGGCTACGGTGCTTGAGGTCGTAAAAGCCTCCGCGGCGCATCCTCGCACGCCGAAGATCATGGCCATCCTGGCGGAGCATCCCGGCGCCCAGGCGGCCGAGATGTCGAGGCTGCCGGAAGTGCAGCACCAGGTCGGCGAGGCTTTCGCCCGCCGCTGCCGTCTGTGCGGTGAGGACGGCCTGGCAGCGAGCCTCCTGGCCGGCCTGACGTTGCAGGTTGCCGGCGTCGCCGTCCGCTGCTGGTACGAGCAGGGCCAGGGCGATATCCCCCAGACAGTCGATCTGGTGTTGGGCAAGCTCAACCATCTACTCTGTACCGAGCCGGACAGCGGAACCCGGCGTCCCGCCAAATCGGGCGCGCCTGCTCGTACCCGGAAATGA
- a CDS encoding GH35 family beta-galactosidase produces the protein MKYSSVFLPLLFLAAANIEAQTAPLPQIRQNGAVRQFFVDNKPYIMLAGELHNSSASSATFMKPIWDKVAAMHLNTVIGTASWELVEPVEGQFDFTLVDAQLKEARQRNMRLILIWFATWKNAGSSYVPHWVKADRKRFPQMVLNIRPNSGLSSFLAADMEQKGTGPLSPLGEETLKADAKAFRALMRHLREVDPQHTVIMMQVENEAGSLGDSRDRSPLAEAAWARPVPAALMGYFTKNKATLLPEMLEVWKRQGYRTSGSWAEVFGTDEWADEVFMAYHVGRYIGEVAKAGKAELNIPMYANAWLGPQPKQDLPGQYPSGGPVARVMDVYRAAASSLDLLAPDIYVPDFKGTCALYARSGNPLFIPEARDQVGNLFWAMGHHAAWAWAPFGVEDLNPDGQAAQAYKLLFEMLPQLAAWQAAGKVRAILVAEGEKPEPVSLGGYKISLRGGGRAVAWDGTPTGELPGAVSTSSRAMTNDTRPFAIVVNTAADEFLFIGANADPSFAVDSPGPARVGMSSKDEGHYEKGQWVPGRRINGDEIYTPALPGPKIGMLKVRLVRFD, from the coding sequence ATGAAGTACTCCAGCGTTTTCCTTCCTCTGCTCTTCCTCGCCGCTGCGAACATCGAAGCGCAAACGGCGCCCTTGCCCCAGATCCGCCAGAACGGAGCCGTCCGGCAGTTCTTTGTCGACAACAAGCCCTACATCATGCTCGCGGGCGAGCTCCACAATTCCAGCGCCTCCAGTGCTACGTTCATGAAGCCCATCTGGGACAAGGTGGCCGCCATGCACCTCAACACGGTGATCGGCACCGCCAGTTGGGAACTGGTCGAGCCTGTCGAAGGCCAGTTCGACTTCACCCTGGTCGATGCCCAGCTCAAAGAGGCCCGGCAGCGCAATATGCGGCTCATCCTCATCTGGTTCGCCACTTGGAAGAACGCGGGTTCCAGCTATGTGCCTCATTGGGTCAAGGCCGATCGCAAGCGCTTCCCGCAGATGGTGCTGAACATCCGCCCGAACTCGGGGCTCTCCTCCTTTCTCGCCGCCGACATGGAGCAGAAGGGCACCGGACCGCTCAGCCCGCTGGGCGAAGAGACGCTCAAAGCGGACGCGAAAGCCTTCCGCGCCCTGATGCGCCACCTTCGTGAGGTCGACCCGCAGCACACCGTCATCATGATGCAGGTGGAGAATGAAGCCGGCTCGCTGGGTGACAGCCGCGACCGTTCGCCCCTCGCCGAAGCCGCCTGGGCCCGGCCCGTGCCCGCCGCGCTGATGGGCTACTTCACGAAGAACAAGGCAACCCTGTTGCCCGAGATGCTGGAAGTCTGGAAGCGCCAAGGCTACAGGACGAGCGGCTCCTGGGCCGAGGTCTTCGGCACGGATGAGTGGGCGGATGAAGTCTTCATGGCCTATCACGTGGGCCGCTACATCGGGGAAGTCGCCAAAGCCGGCAAGGCGGAGCTGAACATCCCCATGTACGCAAACGCCTGGCTGGGGCCCCAGCCCAAGCAGGACCTGCCCGGCCAATACCCCAGTGGCGGACCCGTAGCGCGCGTGATGGACGTCTACCGGGCCGCCGCCTCATCGCTCGACCTCCTCGCGCCCGACATCTACGTGCCCGACTTTAAAGGGACCTGCGCACTCTACGCCAGATCCGGCAACCCGCTCTTCATTCCCGAGGCGCGCGACCAGGTGGGCAACCTCTTCTGGGCCATGGGCCACCATGCCGCCTGGGCGTGGGCGCCGTTCGGTGTCGAGGATCTCAACCCGGACGGACAGGCTGCGCAAGCTTACAAGTTACTCTTTGAAATGCTGCCTCAACTCGCCGCCTGGCAGGCCGCGGGCAAAGTGAGGGCCATCCTGGTGGCCGAAGGCGAAAAGCCGGAGCCGGTTTCCCTGGGCGGGTACAAGATCAGCCTGCGCGGCGGTGGGCGCGCAGTGGCCTGGGACGGAACGCCCACGGGCGAACTCCCCGGAGCCGTCTCCACCTCCTCACGCGCCATGACGAACGACACCCGGCCCTTCGCCATCGTCGTCAACACGGCTGCCGACGAGTTCCTCTTCATCGGAGCCAACGCTGACCCCAGTTTTGCGGTCGACTCTCCTGGTCCCGCCCGGGTCGGCATGTCCTCCAAGGACGAAGGCCACTACGAGAAAGGCCAATGGGTGCCGGGCCGCCGCATCAATGGCGACGAGATCTACACACCCGCGCTGCCCGGCCCGAAGATCGGCATGCTGAAAGTGCGGCTGGTTCGCTTCGACTGA